In Mastomys coucha isolate ucsf_1 unplaced genomic scaffold, UCSF_Mcou_1 pScaffold5, whole genome shotgun sequence, one genomic interval encodes:
- the Wrap53 gene encoding telomerase Cajal body protein 1: protein MKTSEEGLLAPDSLPSDLGPAPVPQGSPAGKNTDSEPVPPPCGGDEQSQLAIDLVAGSVVSQELQQGDSAPLEVESNTSSELSPRIEEPQVSGNVSLPVEETNRPVLESGEATEGVSEEPAEMDEGDTFWTYSFSQVPRYLSGSWSEFSTRSENFLKGCKWAPDGSCILTNSADNVLRIYNLPPELYSEQEQVDYAEMVPVLRMVEGDTIYDYCWYSLMSSTQPDTSYVASSSRENPIHIWDAFTGELRASFRAYNHLDELTAAHSLCFSPDGSQLFCGFNRTVRVFSTSRPGRDCEVRATFAKKQGQSGIISCIAFSPSQPLYACGSYGRTLGLYAWDDGSPLALLGGHQGGITHLCFHPDGNLFFSGARKDAELLCWDLRQPGHLLWSLSREVTTNQRIYFDLDPSGQFLVSGNTSGIVSVWDISGAFRDSKQLEPVLTFLPQKDCTNGVSLHPTLPLLATASGQRMFPEPANSGDEGEPELDLPLLSLCHAHPECQLQLWWCGGGPDPSSPDDDPDEKGQGRTEAVGMS, encoded by the exons ATGAAGACATCCGAGGAGGGACTCCTAGCTCCGGATAGCCTCCCTTCTGACCTGGGCCCAGCTCCAGTGCCCCAAGGTTCCCCCGCCGGCAAAAATACAGACTCTGAACCGGTGCCTCCGCCATGCGGTGGAGATGAGCAATCCCAGCTGGCCATAGATCTCGTGGCTGGCTCGGTTGTGTCCCAGGAGCTTCAGCAGGGGgactcagctcctctggaagtAGAATCCAATACTTCCAGTGAGTTGAGTCCTCGAATCGAGGAGCCACAAGTTTCAGGAAATGTGAGCCTTCCTGTAGAAGAAACGAATCGACCCGTGTTGGAGTCAGGAGAAGCCACTGAAGGTGTGTCTGAGGAACCCGCTGAAATGGATGAGGGGGACAC CTTTTGGACCTACAGCTTCTCACAGGTACCCCGATACCTCAGTGGTTCCTGGTCCGAGTTCAGCACCCGCTCCGAGAACTTCTTGAAAGGTTGCAAGTG GGCCCCCGATGGTTCCTGTATCTTGACCAATAGTGCTGATAATGTCCTACGGATTTACAACCTGCCTCCAGAATTGTACAGTGAACAAGAGCAGGTGGATTATGCCGAGATG GTTCCTGTCCTTCGAATGGTGGAGGGTGACACCATCTATGATTACTGCTGGTATTCTCTGATGTCTTCCACCCAGCCAGACACCTCCTA CGTGGCCAGTAGCAGCCGAGAGAACCCGATTCACATCTGGGATGCGTTCACTGGAGAACTCCGGGCTTCCTTTCGCGCTTATAACCACCTG GACGAGTTGACAGCGGCCCATTCACTCTGTTTCTCCCCGGATGGTTCCCAACTATTCTGTGGCTTCAACCGGACTGTGCGTGTCTTTTCCACATCCAGGCCTGGCAGAGACTGTGAGGTGCGAGCCACATTTG CCAAAAAGCAGGGCCAGAGCGGCATCATCTCCTGTATAGCCTTTAGTCCATCCCAGCCCCTGTATGCCTGTGGCTCCTATGGCCGCACCCTAGGCCTGTATGCCTGGGATGATGGCTCGCCTCTTGCCTTGCTGGGAGGCCACCAAGGGGGTATCACCCACCTCTGCTTTCACCCTGATGGCAACCTCTTCTTCTCGGGAGCCCGAAAG GATGCTGAGCTTCTCTGCTGGGACCTCCGGCAGCCAGGCCACCTCCTGTGGTCTCTAAGTCGGGAAGTGACCACCAATCAGCGCATCTACTTTGATCTGGACCC GAGCGGGCAGTTCCTAGTGAGTGGCAACACCAGTGGAATTGTCTCTGTGTGGGACATCAGTGGAGCTTTCAGGGACAGCAAGCAGCTGGAACCCGTGCTGACCTTTCTGCCCCAGAAGGACTGCACCAATGGAGTCAG CCTTCACCCTACCTTGCCTCTCCTGGCCACTGCCTCTGGCCAGCGCATGTTCCCAGAGCCCGCCAATAGTGGGGATGAAGGTGAGCCGGAGCTGGATCTTCCTCTGCTCTCCCTGTGCCACGCCCATCCTGAATGTCAGCTTCAGCTCTGGTGGTGTGGAGGGGGACCCGACCCCAGTAGCCCTGATGACGATCCGGATGAGAAGGgacaaggaaggacagaggcTGTGGGGATGAGTTAA